TCCCCCGGGAGCTCAAGCTCGTGACTCTGATCCGGGAGGCCTACACCGGGGAGCTCCCGGAGAGCTATCTCGTCCGGCCGCTGAACCGGCCCGTGGCCCTGTCTCCCAACCTCACCGTGGTGGTCCGCCGCCTCGTGGTGGTCGAGGGCGAGGGGCTCCAGGTGAAGGAGCTCCACGTGACCGCCAAGCCCGAAGGCGGTGAACGTCACCTGGCCGAGCCACTCTTCGCCGATCCGGCGCTGGGCCCCGAGCGCAAGGCCGCCGTGGCCATCGAGAAGACGAACCTCCAGCCCGGCGAGACCACGCGCGTCTTCGTGGTCGAGCTCGCCCAGGGGAGCTGAGCCATGGAGCGCCTCTCGAAGTGGTTCTCCGGCCTCCCGCCGAAGCGAAAGCGCCGGCTGGTGCTCTTCGGCATCCTGGCCCTCGCGGCCGGCCTCTTCATGCTCGGCTACCGGCCGGACCCGGCGCCGCGCCGCCGGGAGGCCCCCCTGGTGCGCGAGCTCACCCTGGACGGGGAGAGCCTGGAGCGGGCCAAGTACCTGGACCTCCAGCGCCAGCTCGAGGCGCTCGCCAAGGAGAAGGGGAAGCAGGGGAAGGACGGACCGGGTTCGGCATCGACCAAGCCGGACCGTCTGCCGGCGCGCACCGAGCCGCCACCGGAGGAGTCGGCCGGGCCGGACCCCAGCTCCCTGCGCCTGCCCACAGCCGACGAGGTCGCACGGCTCCCCGACCCGAAGCCGGCGCCTGCCCCGGCCCCGCAGCCCACGCCCGTCCCGCCCGCCCCGATGGGACGTTCGCCGCTCCCCCAGCCGGCCATGGAGCCGGTGGAGGAGATCGTCGGCGGCATCGAGGTCGCGTCCAACGCCGCGGGCGCGGCCAAGGCCAAGGCGCCGGAGCAGAAAAAAAAAGACCGGACGGAGTCGGTCTACCTGCCTCCTTCCTTCATGGAGGCGACCCTGCTTACCGGGCTCGACGCCTCTACCTCTGGGGAAGGTAGGAAGAGCCCGGAGCCGCTGCTGCTCCGCGTCCAGAAGCCGGCGGTGCTCCCCAACCGGGTCAAGGCGAACCTCCGCGGCTGCTTCGTGATCGCCGAGGCCACGGGGTCACTCGCCAAGGAGCGGGCCATGGTGCGGCTCGTGTCGCTCAGCTGTCTCGACCGGGAGGGGCAGGCCGTGATCGACCAGCCGGTGAAGGGCTTCGTGGTGGACGTGGACGGGAAGGTCGGCCTCGGGGGCCGCGTCGTCTCCAAGATGGGCGCGGCCACGGCCCGGGCGGTGATCGCCGGGATCTTCGGGGGCGCCGGCGAGGTGATTCAGTCGGCGAGCACGGCCCAGACGATCTCGCCGCTTGGCGCCACCCAGATCGTGGACAGCGAGAACCTCGCCCGGGCCTCCCTGGGCGGGGGGCTCGCCGCCGGCGCCAACACCCTTCGGGACTTCTACCTGGAGCTCGCCAAGCAGGCCACCCCGGTGATCGAGGTCGGGGCGGCCAAGGGAGTCACGGTGGTAATCAGCGAGGGCGTCAACCTGGAGATCCGGGACGTGAGCCCGGTCCCGTGACGGAAAGGACGAGGCGGTGAAGCGGATGAGAAGAACGCGGTCTTCTGCGGCCCCCCTGGGCGCTTTGCTGCTCGGCATCCTCTTCCTGGGCGGCTGCAGCGTGGTGAACCCCTACCGGAGCGACTTCAAGTGCCCGCCCCTGGACGACGGGAAGTGCATCAGCGTCGGGGAGGCCTACGACGAGGCCCTCGGTTTCGGCCGAGACCTCGCTCCCCACCGGGACTGCCCCCGGGAGATCGTGAAGGAGCCCCCCTGCGAGCCGTGCCCCAACTGGCCGGACTGCGGGGACGATTGGTGCCCGGAGGTCGCGACCCCGGAGCCCTGCGAGGAGCCTCCGGAGCCTCCGACGCCCACCCCGGCCGAGGCGTACCAGGGGGCGCTCTACCGTCGGTTGGCCGGCCTGGTGCAGGAGCCGCACACGCCGCTGGTGGCTCCCCCGGAGGTCCTCCGGGTCTGGCTCCTGCCCTACGAGGGGGAGGGGGGCGAGCTCTTCATGGAGCGCTACGTCTACGTGATGGTGAAGGGGCCCCGCTGGGTGCTCGGCACCTACCTCACGGAGCAGGAGAGGAAGTGATGCTGGCTCAACTACGGTCCTTCGGCCAGCGGGTGCGGGACGCCTCAGAGCAGGGCCTGCGGTTCTCGGATCTCCTCCGGGCGGCCGACCGCCACCCCTTCTCGGTCTACCTCCCCTGGCTCGCCTACGACGGGGAGACCGACACCTATGTCCTCCAGGACGGCACCGTGGGGGCGCTGTGGGAGTGCCACCCGCTCGCCTTCGCCTCGGCCCAGACAGCGAACGGTCTCGATGGCCTCTTCCGGCTCGGCCTCCCTGAGGGCTCGGTCCTCCAGTTCGTGCTCCACGCCGACCCCCATCTGGAGGGGCACCTGGCCTCCTATCGAGAGTTGAAGACCCGGGCCGACCCGACGGTGGAGGCCTGCGTCGCCGAGTTCACGGCCTTCCTCCGGGAGGGCACGGCGGGGATCGCCAAGCTCGCCGGCATCCCGGCCCGGGACTTCCGGCTTTTCGTGGGGCTCAAGGTCCCCATGGACAAGACCTCGCCGCTTCGCTGGGAGGACCTCCGGGCGAGCACCGAGGAGATCCTCCAGGGCGCCTCCCTCTGGCCCCGGAGCGTGACGCCCGAGGCCTTGCTCGCCTGGGCGCGGCGGCTCTTCAACGACGACGCCGGAGGGAACGCCGCCCACTACGACGCCGAGCGCGCGATCCGCGACCAGGTGATCTACGCGGAGACCGGGATCGGGGACCAGGGCCGCCACCTCGCCATCGGCGAGAACGCCTGGGCCTGCCTCACCCCCAAGGCGAACCCCAAGGAGGTGGACCTCTTCAGCACGAACCAACTCGCCGGCGGGGTGTGGGGCCTGGTGAGCGACGCCGACCAGATCCAGACGCCGTTCCTCCTCTCTCTGAACCTGATCTTCGAGAGCCTCGCGCCCCGGCTCCACGCCAAATGCAACCTGGTCCTGGGACAGGGCGCGGCCGGGAGCTTCGCCCCGAGCCTCGCCCGGAAAAAGGAGGAGTACCTCCGCGCCGTGGACTCGCTCGAGCGCGGGGCGGTCTTCGTCCGGGCCCTTCCGACCCTCTGGGTCTGGGGGAGGGACAAGCAGCTCGTGGCCGAGGCTCTGACCCGCGCCAAGCGCATCTGGGAAAACTCGGGCTACGTCATGCAGCAGGACCGGGGGATCCTGAAGGTCCTCTTCCTCCTCTCGCTCCCGTTCGGGCTCTACCTCCAGGGAAAGAACCTCGAGAACATCGCCCGAGACGCGATCGTGGACTCCGAGGCCGCGACCGCGATCCTCCCCGTCCAGGCCGACTTCGCCGGCGGGGGGAAGCCCGCGCTCCTCTTCGTCGGCCGGAAGGGCCAGCTCGCGACCTTGGACTTCTTCGACGCCCGGGCGAACAACCACAACTTCCTCATCGCCGCGGAGAGCGGCTCGGGGAAGAGCTTCCTCACCAACTACGTCGCCTACAACTACTGGGCGAACGAGGCCATGGTCCGCGTCGTGGACATCGGCGGGAGCTACAAGAAGCTCGCCCGGATCACGAACGGCCGCTACATCGACTTCGGCGAGGCCGGAGCGGGCGGGAAGCCCCTGTGCCTCAACCCCTTCACCCACATCGTGGAGCCCGAGCACGAGCTCCAGGTGGTGGACGCGGTGGTGGCGCAGATGATCTACAGCCGCTCCGGCGCCCGGCCCTCGGAGACCGAGAGCTCGCTCATCCGCTCGGCGGTTCAGTGGGCCTGGGCCCAGGAGGAGAACGAGGCCGACGTCGACGCGATCTACCACTTTCTGGCGAACCTGAAGGAGGTGCCGGGTCTCGAGGACGCCCCCATGCTCAAACACCCCAAGATCGTCGAGCAGGCCGGGATGCTCTCCTTCAACCTCCGGGAGTTCACGAGCCAGGGGACCTTCGGGCGCTACTTCAACGGGCGCTCGACCTTCGACATTCGATCGGACGAGTTCGTGGTCCTGGAGCTCGAGCACCTCAAGGGCCAGACCTCGCTCTTCCGGGTGGTGACGCTGCTCGTGATCAACGCCGTCACCCAGGACCTCTACCTCTCCGACCGCTCCCGGGAGCGGTTCGTCATGTTCGACGAGGCCTGGCAGTTCCTGGAGCACGAGGCCGACACCCTCACCCAGGTGATCAACGAGGGCTACCGCCGGGCCCGCAAGTACCAGGGCTCCTTCGGGATCATCGTGCAGTCGATCGAGGACCTGGCCCAGTTCGGGAAGGTGGGCCAGGTGATCCTGAACAACAGCTCCTTCAAGCTCTTTCTCCAGTCCTCGGGGTTCCACAAGGCGAAGCAGAAGGGCCTCGTCGACTACGACGACTTCACCATGCGCATCCTCCAGAGCCTGGCCTCCAAGAAGGGGGACTACTCGGAGATCTTCGCCGACACGCCCTTCGGGGTCGGGGTGCTCCGCCTCGTGGTGGACCCCTTCTTCTACGGGGTCTGCACCTCGAACGGGAAGGAGAACGCCGCGATCGAGCGGGCCGTGGCCCGGGGGATGACGTACGCCGAGGCGATCCGCCGCATGCTGGAGGAGCGGGATGCTTAGCGGAAGCGGCAAGGCCGCCATCGCGGCACTGCTCTGGGCCGGGGTCTTCGGAGGGAACGCCGTGGCCGGCGAAGCCGAGGACGCGGCGAGCGCCGCCTACGGGCAGGTCCACTCCGCCTACGGGCGAAAGGACGTTTTCCGGCAGAGCGCGACGCTCCCCTTGACCTCGGGCGGCACGCCCATGGAGACCCTGGACGGAGAGACCGCCTTCTCCGCCCAGCTGGCCGCCCCATCGAGCGAGGCCTACCTCACCGTCCTCGCCCAGCCCGCCGGGACCGGGGACCTCCAGGTGGTGCAGGTGAGCCAGGACACGGACCTCGACGGCACTCCAGATGCCCTCTACACCGTTCCCTTCTGGGTCTCCGGCGTCTGCGCCAACGGGGTCATCGGCTGCCAGCCGGGGACCTGGTCGAGCTGCCGCTTCCACGAGTGGGTGGCCGACGGCTCCGGCCGGGTGGGCCTCAGGGAGGTCCCGGCCTCGTCCCTGGGGGGCTGCTACTGCCTCAACAACGACTGCGGCTCGAACCTGGTGTGGACAAACCTCGCTTTGGTCCTCCAGGACCTGGGGGGCGGCGCCGTGGGCGCGACCCAGGCGGCTCGGCCAGACTTCTCGGTCTCCGAGGTCCGGGTGGACCCGCCGACCATCACCTACTACGGGCAGCGGGTTGGGGACGCGGCGCCCGGCCCGGCCACCGCGGTCACCCAGCAGCGCTACTACCGGGACACCCCGGCGTTCGACGCCGACGCCCAGGCCGAGCTCCTGACCCAGAGCGGCGACCCGGAGAGCCTCTACAGCCTTACCACCGGCGCCATGACCCGGGCCGGCACCGGCGCGAGCCGCTCCGCCTGCACGGTGGAGCGAAGCGTCACCCTGGAGGAGGTGACCTGGGCCGACATCCTGGAGGACCGGGGCGGCACCGAGGGGTCCTTCACGGTTGCGATCGACCCGGCGACCGGCCGGACGGTCGTCCAGTGGGTCCTGGGGCGGCACACGGCGTCGAGCTGGATGCCGGACAACAGCATCGTGGATCAGACCCGGGAGCTCTACGTCGCCCGTCCCGGACGGGTCACACGGGCCGTCCTCACCGAGGTCCACGCCGACGACACGACCCTGGTGGTGCTCGGCGGCACCGTGGTCTTCGGGCAGCCGCGGCTCTGCGACTTCGACGGCACGGGGTGCAGCCGCACCGCCGGGAACACCACCTCCTACCCCAACCTGGACGTCACGGCGCACTTCCGAAGCCCCGGGCTCCTCCAGGGGAACGCGCGGGTCTTCGTGGGGAACAACGGCGAGGGGTACGCCGTGATCCGGATCGAGGTGGACGAGAGCTGTGACCCCGTGGAGGCGGTGGCCAACCTCTGCGCCGGCTTCGAGGCGGACCCGGACTGCACGCTCCAGGACGAGGCGGTGGACGGCGTCGTCACCGTCCGGAACGCGAACCCCACCGGCCTCGTCCCCCTGGGGGAGACCCGCACGATCACCGGCGGGAGCTGCCTTCTGAACGTCACCCCGGCCTGGTGGCGACGGGAGCGGACCTACCTCTGCACCGACGCGGCGGCCTTCGACTTCGCCGATGCCGAGGCGCGGCTGGGCGCGATCGATTCCAGTGTGGCCTTCGGGGCCGGCACGCTCACCTACACGGACCGAAGGCGCGACGAGACCGGCGCGTGGGTGACCGAGGACGGCGCGATCGAGGTCGGCCTCACCCCGGCCCCCGGCGAGTGCGAGCGCGCCTGCAAGACCCGCCGGCCCCGGGAGAACACCCAGGCGGGGAGCACGGGCCACGTCGCCGACCAACGCCTCAGCACCGAGGGCTACGACCTCTTCTACAAGAGCTGCGGGCCGGACGACACCTGCCCTCGGGAGGCCGGCGAGGAGCTCCTCATCCCCTGCCAGTGCATCGACGAGTTCGCCGAGGCGGCCACGGTGCTCCTGTCGCTGCGGGCGGCCCAGGAGGACCTCATCTGCTCCGACGGGACGAGGAAGTGAGCCATGGGACGAAGAGCGAACCTGCGCCTCACCCTGGGCCTGGCCCTGTCTCTCCTTGTCGCCGGGACGAGCCAAGGTCTTGCCCAGCTCACGGGCGTCGTCTGCGGCCAGGACCTGGACGGCGACGGGCTCATCGAGGAGGCCGCCGGGGAGCTCGCCACCTGCGTGGACGACCTCTGCCCGGTGGGGACGGTGGACTGCACGCCCACCTACGAGGCCCCTGCCTGCCCCGAGGGCGGAGCCCTGGACCCGATCCGGGACGTCTGCCAGGTGGAGCCCCTGGCCCGGGTGCCAGTGGTCGTTTGCCCGCCGGGCTACGGGTACGTGGCCCCGCCTCTCGACCGGTGCGAGGCGCCGGTAGCGTGCGCCACGGGCACCTACGAGCCGGCCGAGGACGGCTGCTACGTGGGGGACCTCACGTGCCCGCTGGGGGGCTACGCCTGCGGGGACTCGGGGGCGGGCCGGAACCAGTGCTCCCCGAACCCCTGCGTGGACCTCGCGGCCCAGCCCCCGGTGGACACCGAGGCCGACCGCACGGCCTACGGGGACGACGGCACGGTCGACCCGGCCACCGGTACCTGCTCGGGGCTCTTCCTGATCTTCAACGGCAAACCCTCCGAGTGTCTGCCTCCCGGGTACCAGACCACCTGGTTCGACTGCTGCGACACCGACCGAGACCGGTTCCTCTTCCTGCGGGAGCAGTGCGGGGAGGAAGCCCTGGAGACAGCCATGGCAAAGGCCGACGAGCGGGCCGTCGACCTGGGGAGCTACTGCAAGAAGCGCATCCGCTTTATCGGCTGCGTCCAGCGGGCCCGGGTCTACTGCGTCTTCTCCACGAAGCTCGGCCGGATCGTCCAGGAGCAGGGCCGGCCCCAGCTGCAGGCCTTCGGGGCGACCGGCGGTTGGGGCACGCCGGAGAACCCCCGCTGCGAGGGGTTCACCCCCGAGGAGTTCCAGGCCCTGGACTTCAGCCAGATCGACTTCTCCGAGTTCTTCGGGGACCTCGCGACCCCGCCTCCGGAGGCCGTCCAGGGCGAGATGCAGGAGCGGATCGATGCCTTCTACGAGCGGCTGTAGGGCTGCCTCGGTCTGGACGATGCTCGGGGTCGCCGTGTTGGTCGCCTCGGCCACTGCCCCTGTCTCGGCTAAG
This is a stretch of genomic DNA from Thermodesulfobacteriota bacterium. It encodes these proteins:
- a CDS encoding TraB/VirB10 family protein, which codes for MERLSKWFSGLPPKRKRRLVLFGILALAAGLFMLGYRPDPAPRRREAPLVRELTLDGESLERAKYLDLQRQLEALAKEKGKQGKDGPGSASTKPDRLPARTEPPPEESAGPDPSSLRLPTADEVARLPDPKPAPAPAPQPTPVPPAPMGRSPLPQPAMEPVEEIVGGIEVASNAAGAAKAKAPEQKKKDRTESVYLPPSFMEATLLTGLDASTSGEGRKSPEPLLLRVQKPAVLPNRVKANLRGCFVIAEATGSLAKERAMVRLVSLSCLDREGQAVIDQPVKGFVVDVDGKVGLGGRVVSKMGAATARAVIAGIFGGAGEVIQSASTAQTISPLGATQIVDSENLARASLGGGLAAGANTLRDFYLELAKQATPVIEVGAAKGVTVVISEGVNLEIRDVSPVP
- a CDS encoding TraV family lipoprotein; this translates as MRRTRSSAAPLGALLLGILFLGGCSVVNPYRSDFKCPPLDDGKCISVGEAYDEALGFGRDLAPHRDCPREIVKEPPCEPCPNWPDCGDDWCPEVATPEPCEEPPEPPTPTPAEAYQGALYRRLAGLVQEPHTPLVAPPEVLRVWLLPYEGEGGELFMERYVYVMVKGPRWVLGTYLTEQERK
- a CDS encoding TraC family protein: MLAQLRSFGQRVRDASEQGLRFSDLLRAADRHPFSVYLPWLAYDGETDTYVLQDGTVGALWECHPLAFASAQTANGLDGLFRLGLPEGSVLQFVLHADPHLEGHLASYRELKTRADPTVEACVAEFTAFLREGTAGIAKLAGIPARDFRLFVGLKVPMDKTSPLRWEDLRASTEEILQGASLWPRSVTPEALLAWARRLFNDDAGGNAAHYDAERAIRDQVIYAETGIGDQGRHLAIGENAWACLTPKANPKEVDLFSTNQLAGGVWGLVSDADQIQTPFLLSLNLIFESLAPRLHAKCNLVLGQGAAGSFAPSLARKKEEYLRAVDSLERGAVFVRALPTLWVWGRDKQLVAEALTRAKRIWENSGYVMQQDRGILKVLFLLSLPFGLYLQGKNLENIARDAIVDSEAATAILPVQADFAGGGKPALLFVGRKGQLATLDFFDARANNHNFLIAAESGSGKSFLTNYVAYNYWANEAMVRVVDIGGSYKKLARITNGRYIDFGEAGAGGKPLCLNPFTHIVEPEHELQVVDAVVAQMIYSRSGARPSETESSLIRSAVQWAWAQEENEADVDAIYHFLANLKEVPGLEDAPMLKHPKIVEQAGMLSFNLREFTSQGTFGRYFNGRSTFDIRSDEFVVLELEHLKGQTSLFRVVTLLVINAVTQDLYLSDRSRERFVMFDEAWQFLEHEADTLTQVINEGYRRARKYQGSFGIIVQSIEDLAQFGKVGQVILNNSSFKLFLQSSGFHKAKQKGLVDYDDFTMRILQSLASKKGDYSEIFADTPFGVGVLRLVVDPFFYGVCTSNGKENAAIERAVARGMTYAEAIRRMLEERDA
- the traN gene encoding conjugal transfer protein TraN yields the protein MGRRANLRLTLGLALSLLVAGTSQGLAQLTGVVCGQDLDGDGLIEEAAGELATCVDDLCPVGTVDCTPTYEAPACPEGGALDPIRDVCQVEPLARVPVVVCPPGYGYVAPPLDRCEAPVACATGTYEPAEDGCYVGDLTCPLGGYACGDSGAGRNQCSPNPCVDLAAQPPVDTEADRTAYGDDGTVDPATGTCSGLFLIFNGKPSECLPPGYQTTWFDCCDTDRDRFLFLREQCGEEALETAMAKADERAVDLGSYCKKRIRFIGCVQRARVYCVFSTKLGRIVQEQGRPQLQAFGATGGWGTPENPRCEGFTPEEFQALDFSQIDFSEFFGDLATPPPEAVQGEMQERIDAFYERL